One Cohnella candidum genomic region harbors:
- a CDS encoding MFS transporter: MPKSLRLLLAMNACCSVLAIFVSIFLNLFIWENGQSIAQVSLYNLSMYAAWGAAFTTAAKWLARHTIRLPLALSAVSGGAAFAFLGWVELDNRTVWLLLLGLPVGCMFGFSQASQNIGVALRGKGGDFAAYFGTASIIIQLLSVAVPIASARMIDGLGYGGSFAVMLAFAVLTLAFSAAMPAIRMPPPETPEESREFGKFRFRTAFGSPGSGWILLSLLFSGMFLQFQNLFTLLFTFSVTQDKLLIALLNVLYSAAALAGLAAYRKLRLQDGRWLWIGTWLLAVGFLIVLFRSPAAFIVSNVMTTAGMFFFSTVWNAQQFRFMEDGGTTRKASFLVWRECILIATRCVLLGLTFPLKELSGGWFAGLIGLILLCLFAIPVFQHRAERARAEQRQNSLTA, from the coding sequence ATGCCCAAATCTCTCCGGCTGCTGCTGGCCATGAACGCTTGCTGTTCCGTTTTGGCGATCTTCGTAAGCATTTTCTTGAACCTGTTCATCTGGGAAAACGGCCAAAGCATCGCGCAAGTGTCGCTGTATAACCTCTCGATGTACGCGGCTTGGGGCGCGGCTTTCACCACCGCGGCCAAATGGCTCGCCCGCCATACGATCCGCCTGCCGCTCGCCCTTTCCGCCGTCAGCGGAGGGGCGGCTTTCGCTTTTCTCGGGTGGGTGGAATTGGACAACCGGACCGTCTGGCTGCTGCTGCTCGGCCTTCCGGTCGGCTGCATGTTCGGATTCTCGCAAGCCTCGCAAAATATCGGGGTCGCGCTTCGCGGCAAAGGCGGAGACTTCGCCGCTTATTTCGGAACGGCCTCGATTATCATTCAGCTTCTGTCCGTCGCCGTTCCGATCGCATCGGCCCGCATGATCGACGGGCTCGGGTACGGCGGCTCGTTCGCCGTCATGCTGGCGTTCGCCGTCCTGACGCTCGCTTTCTCGGCGGCGATGCCCGCGATCCGCATGCCTCCGCCGGAAACGCCGGAGGAGTCGCGGGAGTTCGGGAAGTTCCGCTTCCGCACCGCTTTCGGGTCGCCGGGTTCGGGATGGATCCTGCTCTCCCTGTTGTTTTCGGGGATGTTCCTGCAGTTTCAGAATCTGTTCACGCTGTTGTTCACGTTCTCGGTGACGCAAGACAAGCTGCTCATCGCCCTCCTGAACGTGTTGTACTCTGCTGCCGCGCTCGCAGGCTTGGCCGCTTATCGGAAACTCCGCCTGCAGGACGGACGATGGCTATGGATCGGCACCTGGCTGCTCGCGGTCGGTTTTCTCATCGTGCTGTTTCGTTCGCCTGCCGCTTTCATCGTATCCAACGTGATGACGACCGCCGGGATGTTTTTCTTCAGCACCGTGTGGAACGCCCAGCAGTTCCGGTTCATGGAGGATGGCGGTACGACGCGGAAAGCTTCTTTCCTTGTCTGGCGGGAATGCATCCTCATCGCCACGAGATGCGTACTTCTCGGTCTGACGTTTCCGTTGAAGGAATTGTCTGGCGGGTGGTTCGCCGGTTTGATCGGCCTCATCCTGCTCTGCCTGTTCGCCATTCCGGTGTTCCAGCATCGGGCGGAACGGGCGCGGGCCGAACAACGACAAAACTCCCTTACCGCTTGA
- a CDS encoding methyl-accepting chemotaxis protein, protein MFGLDNKRNSRNRFIPTRSIGFKIGMILVTAIVAFVAVTGVVSYRIAKQSLERRVSDAYLETAVQTSQKLDFLYQSYEQLVLKMMVDRELQDTITGMIETPSDSPDYAALAETLDSKLSSYMYSDPSIASIEAFRPDGTYIPAKSGLFQSGSYGERDWFKKIVEQDGNSAWLEGNLSENRNTNPTISLGRLIRGQGKAKGYAVILMDIDLKTVSTRLKDVQMGTGTIQVVGKGGQVVYAPDRKMRGQPAENVSAESTKPDKGSFTAAGGALKVVYAKSQVNGWLTVGTIPVGDLVKDAGRIYKAVLVVLLAAFALAVLLGWMTARMIGKPLARLRNLMARGAEGDLRVRSNAKPTDEIGQLGVSFDMMMGRITELIASAGKSADEVLATAAQLAQASAATETAAKEIAAATLDIAKGGEGLAADAERGAELTAGVGKQAETLVAVSSDMVAWAEDVNRTSSTGTAYMNGVIEGTSAAEELIRSMTERVDSLRVSTQSIHQVLDMLIRITKQTNILSLNATIEAARAGSAGKGFAVVADEIRQLAEQSKQSIETAGDITQAIQSEIVRTVELLSEVTPMLLGQMDSVKEAGGMFRQVGERMDGFLAKLGDVDLSIRELQSSQEVLSGAMLSVSAVSEQSVAGSEQVASLSGEQLRISEGLVRLSDKLGQLSSDLRNSLERFKV, encoded by the coding sequence ATGTTCGGATTAGACAACAAAAGGAATTCGCGAAATCGGTTCATTCCCACACGGTCGATCGGTTTTAAAATCGGGATGATCCTCGTGACCGCGATCGTGGCGTTCGTGGCGGTGACGGGGGTGGTCTCTTATCGCATCGCGAAGCAATCGCTGGAGCGCAGGGTATCGGATGCTTATTTGGAGACGGCCGTCCAAACGAGCCAAAAGCTCGATTTTCTCTATCAGTCCTATGAACAGCTGGTGCTGAAAATGATGGTGGACCGCGAGCTGCAAGACACGATAACCGGCATGATCGAGACGCCTTCGGATTCCCCGGATTACGCGGCATTGGCGGAAACGCTGGACTCGAAGTTGAGCAGTTACATGTATTCCGATCCGTCGATCGCCTCCATCGAGGCGTTCCGGCCTGACGGGACGTATATCCCGGCGAAGTCGGGGTTGTTCCAGAGCGGCAGCTACGGGGAACGCGATTGGTTTAAGAAGATCGTGGAGCAAGACGGAAACTCCGCTTGGCTGGAAGGGAACCTTTCGGAAAATCGCAATACGAATCCAACGATATCGTTGGGGCGTCTCATACGCGGGCAAGGGAAGGCGAAGGGCTATGCGGTTATTTTGATGGACATCGACCTTAAAACCGTCTCGACGCGGCTGAAGGATGTCCAAATGGGAACCGGCACGATTCAAGTCGTCGGAAAGGGCGGGCAGGTCGTCTATGCCCCGGACCGAAAGATGCGCGGGCAGCCTGCCGAGAATGTATCGGCCGAGTCGACGAAGCCTGACAAGGGATCATTCACGGCCGCCGGCGGGGCGTTGAAGGTCGTGTACGCCAAATCGCAGGTTAACGGCTGGCTGACGGTCGGAACGATCCCGGTAGGCGACCTGGTCAAGGATGCCGGCCGGATCTACAAAGCCGTGCTGGTCGTGCTGCTTGCCGCGTTCGCGCTCGCGGTGCTTCTCGGCTGGATGACGGCCCGGATGATCGGGAAGCCGCTGGCAAGATTGCGCAATTTGATGGCCCGAGGCGCCGAAGGCGATTTGCGGGTCCGTTCCAACGCGAAGCCGACCGATGAAATCGGACAGCTCGGCGTCAGCTTCGATATGATGATGGGCCGCATCACCGAGCTGATCGCGAGCGCGGGCAAGTCGGCCGACGAGGTGTTGGCTACCGCCGCCCAATTGGCGCAGGCTTCAGCTGCGACCGAGACGGCGGCCAAGGAGATCGCCGCCGCCACGCTCGACATCGCCAAAGGCGGAGAAGGGCTGGCTGCCGACGCGGAGCGGGGCGCCGAGCTGACCGCCGGCGTCGGCAAACAAGCGGAGACGCTCGTGGCGGTCAGCTCCGACATGGTCGCTTGGGCGGAGGACGTCAACCGCACAAGCTCGACGGGCACGGCATACATGAACGGGGTGATCGAGGGCACGTCGGCCGCCGAAGAGCTCATCCGATCGATGACGGAAAGGGTAGATTCGCTTCGGGTCAGCACCCAATCCATCCATCAGGTACTGGATATGCTGATCCGGATTACGAAGCAAACGAACATCCTGTCGCTGAACGCCACGATTGAAGCGGCTAGAGCCGGCTCGGCCGGCAAAGGATTCGCCGTCGTCGCGGACGAAATCCGGCAACTGGCGGAGCAATCGAAGCAGTCGATCGAGACGGCGGGCGACATCACGCAAGCGATCCAATCGGAAATCGTGCGAACCGTGGAGCTGCTTTCCGAGGTCACGCCGATGCTGCTGGGGCAGATGGATTCAGTGAAGGAGGCGGGCGGCATGTTCCGTCAGGTCGGGGAACGGATGGACGGGTTCCTGGCGAAGCTGGGCGATGTCGACCTTTCGATCCGCGAGCTGCAGTCGTCCCAGGAAGTGCTGAGCGGCGCGATGCTGAGCGTGTCGGCCGTCTCGGAGCAATCGGTGGCGGGATCGGAGCAGGTCGCTTCCTTAAGCGGCGAGCAGCTCCGGATCAGCGAGGGCCTCGTTCGCTTGTCGGACAAGCTGGGGCAGCTGTCAAGCGATCTCCGAAATTCGCTGGAACGGTTTAAGGTCTAA
- the yhbH gene encoding sporulation protein YhbH, with protein MNQPSFILSREDWSLHRKGYQDQARHQQKVREALKQNLPDLLSEENIILSDGRQIIKIPIRSLDEYRFVFNNSKKKHVGQGDGDSQVGDVIGTEPASKSGKGEGAGDQPGDDVVEAEISIAELETMLFEELELPYLKRKDKEQIEMRDVRFNDVRRKGILSNIDKKRTILENLRRNSREGHPGIAGISPDDLRFKTWEEIVKPQNNAVILAMMDTSGSMGSFEKYCARSFFFWMNRFLRRQYEKVEIVFIAHHTEAKEVSEEEFFTRGESGGTICSSAYVKALEIMDSRYPSSLYNIYPFHFSDGDNLTSDNERCVKLIKEMLTRANIFGYGEVNQYNRSSTLMSAYKHLEHQQFLYYVIKEKNEIYNALKTFFRKREAVG; from the coding sequence ATGAATCAGCCCTCGTTCATCTTGTCGCGGGAAGATTGGTCCCTGCACCGCAAGGGATATCAGGATCAGGCGCGCCATCAGCAGAAAGTACGCGAAGCCCTTAAACAAAACCTGCCGGACCTGCTGTCCGAAGAGAATATTATCCTCTCCGACGGACGCCAGATCATCAAAATCCCGATCCGGAGCCTGGATGAGTACCGGTTTGTCTTCAATAACAGCAAGAAAAAGCACGTCGGCCAAGGAGACGGCGACAGCCAGGTTGGCGACGTCATCGGCACCGAGCCCGCTTCCAAGAGCGGCAAAGGAGAAGGCGCCGGCGACCAGCCCGGGGACGACGTCGTCGAAGCGGAAATTTCGATCGCCGAGCTCGAAACCATGCTTTTCGAGGAGCTGGAGCTGCCCTATCTGAAACGCAAGGACAAGGAGCAGATCGAAATGCGCGACGTCCGCTTCAACGACGTCCGGCGCAAAGGCATCCTCTCCAACATCGACAAGAAACGCACGATCCTCGAGAACCTGCGGCGCAACTCGCGGGAAGGACATCCCGGAATCGCCGGCATTTCCCCGGACGACCTGCGGTTCAAGACTTGGGAAGAGATCGTCAAGCCGCAAAACAATGCCGTCATTCTCGCGATGATGGACACGTCAGGTTCCATGGGATCGTTCGAAAAGTACTGCGCGCGCTCGTTCTTTTTCTGGATGAACCGGTTCCTGCGCCGTCAGTACGAGAAAGTCGAAATCGTATTCATCGCGCACCATACCGAGGCCAAAGAGGTCAGCGAGGAAGAGTTCTTCACGCGCGGCGAGAGCGGCGGCACGATCTGCTCGTCCGCCTACGTCAAGGCGCTGGAGATCATGGACTCCCGGTACCCGTCGTCGCTGTACAACATCTACCCGTTCCACTTCTCCGACGGGGATAACCTGACGAGCGACAACGAACGCTGCGTGAAGCTCATCAAGGAGATGCTGACGCGCGCGAACATTTTCGGATACGGGGAAGTGAACCAATACAACCGCAGCAGCACGCTCATGTCGGCTTACAAGCATCTGGAGCATCAGCAATTCCTGTACTACGTGATCAAAGAGAAAAACGAAATCTATAACGCGCTCAAGACGTTTTTCCGGAAACGGGAGGCGGTCGGTTGA
- a CDS encoding HD domain-containing protein yields the protein MEESEYYTLEDHLESFKHVHSEYASLHNNWCLDKKEIAKALSAIPHFFPHYSDHDESHSLKIIRNIEMLLGSKRIKSLSPTTTWLILMSVYLHDTGMILVDNILKDKWTKDDFQKFIYSKKTANYSKYDEDYIIAADYITSIENHLEEKDWPLKVRQSVILLASEYFRSKHPQYSRGALEKLEEYGLSISGFRTVPQRLKHLIGTISFLHGQPFEEVMQLDYESNGVGTDKVFPRFIAELVRIGDLLDLDDGRFTKVYQKMLTNIPKLSETHEKKHASIRHFLISPQVIEITADCENAEVYRVTQGWIDWLKEEMKNLAVHWSEIVPTDFIGGPPRIGKCKLYLQGKDDSSEQANLRFEIQQEDAFEILEGSGIYNSKLVFLRELIQNAIDASKFQMWSDIHSGIFDSFLRNEGINSVQDIKFVNDIPHCIWDSYDIEVHLQTKEIKGITFIEINISDRGCGISKDELVGLSSVGDGWRKNERKMSELIQMPVWLRPTGNFGIGLQSVFLVSDFATITTKVDGEVAKKLSISSRKKNGYVTIEDVEQKKRGTNISLLLREDICKQIVREEVEYDYFLFDDQYTSLFYDKVLKYIKNSVKETFFNIRINIDDMPTYTINNMKYEKDDFENIDEHSRAKFVFDPETGSFTIMFLENNIGSSLQLYFRESDSLNYAEHIISIYFKGIQLSDSSNNPRLYFIRANYDLLGIETKRFINIARTSLRRENLEFLNDYFLLCVQKALKFTFDHLHEEKDRYLKYANEVEKQNKRRKGKKLSLAPIAKLLLACEYYLPDIKCDASLAKEFVGKTIEFNLFDTNLNKIDNREIIDANVVMMISPHRFDAEINFDLYTIKQVFPLYSHLITDEIKLLMFNNNWETMQYFYQHFYVSNFSSQSIEWTDIDLSHLIEDDKEELLYTDKLDFILLRRFDNHMIKLETSTEDRSSEIKNLIKKFKERAVIYPIPQYEKLVVKKIPKFYEHSIFDIGENSLSYENLFIISPFVSSKMRNQKFSTKNELFDYAINSMGLNKLIDWVVKNSINPSTKKEIHETYKKLIFEFWDLLKQED from the coding sequence ATGGAAGAGTCTGAATACTACACACTTGAAGATCACCTAGAGTCATTTAAACACGTGCATTCTGAATACGCTTCGTTACATAACAATTGGTGTTTGGACAAAAAAGAAATTGCTAAAGCACTTTCTGCAATACCCCATTTCTTTCCTCACTATAGTGACCATGATGAAAGTCACTCGCTAAAAATAATAAGAAACATTGAAATGCTATTAGGCTCAAAAAGAATCAAGTCGTTAAGTCCTACTACGACTTGGTTGATCCTGATGTCGGTATATTTACATGATACAGGGATGATACTGGTTGATAATATATTAAAAGATAAATGGACTAAAGATGATTTCCAGAAATTCATCTACTCTAAAAAAACGGCAAACTATAGCAAGTACGATGAAGATTATATTATCGCTGCCGATTATATTACTTCGATTGAAAATCATTTGGAAGAAAAAGATTGGCCTTTGAAAGTCAGGCAGTCGGTAATTCTTTTAGCCAGTGAATATTTTCGTTCAAAACATCCACAGTATAGTCGTGGAGCGTTAGAAAAGTTGGAAGAGTATGGTTTAAGTATTTCGGGATTTCGGACTGTTCCTCAGAGACTAAAACACCTTATTGGAACAATTTCTTTTTTACATGGTCAACCTTTCGAAGAAGTCATGCAACTTGATTATGAATCAAATGGTGTAGGTACTGATAAAGTTTTTCCAAGATTTATCGCTGAACTTGTACGTATAGGCGATCTATTGGACCTAGACGATGGACGATTTACAAAAGTCTATCAAAAAATGCTTACAAATATACCTAAACTATCAGAGACTCACGAAAAAAAGCATGCATCAATTAGACATTTTTTAATTAGTCCTCAAGTTATTGAAATTACAGCAGATTGCGAAAATGCAGAAGTTTATAGGGTTACACAAGGTTGGATTGACTGGTTAAAGGAAGAAATGAAAAATCTAGCCGTACATTGGTCTGAAATTGTTCCTACTGATTTTATTGGTGGCCCACCAAGAATAGGGAAATGTAAATTGTATTTACAAGGAAAAGATGATTCTAGTGAACAGGCAAATTTGCGGTTTGAAATTCAACAAGAAGACGCTTTTGAAATTTTAGAGGGTTCCGGAATATATAATTCCAAATTGGTTTTTCTACGAGAGCTTATTCAAAATGCTATAGACGCATCTAAGTTCCAAATGTGGTCGGATATCCATAGCGGGATATTTGATTCATTCTTGAGAAATGAAGGAATTAATTCGGTTCAAGATATTAAATTTGTTAACGACATTCCACACTGCATCTGGGATTCGTATGACATTGAAGTTCACCTTCAGACGAAGGAGATTAAAGGAATTACTTTTATTGAAATAAATATTTCCGATAGAGGTTGCGGTATCAGTAAAGATGAATTAGTTGGTCTTTCAAGTGTTGGTGATGGTTGGAGAAAAAACGAAAGAAAAATGTCAGAGTTAATTCAAATGCCAGTGTGGTTGAGGCCGACAGGTAACTTCGGAATTGGACTTCAATCGGTGTTTTTAGTTTCTGATTTTGCCACTATCACGACAAAAGTGGACGGTGAAGTGGCTAAGAAATTGAGTATCTCCTCACGGAAAAAGAACGGGTATGTAACTATAGAGGATGTGGAACAAAAAAAGCGAGGAACAAACATCTCCTTACTATTAAGAGAAGACATATGCAAACAAATCGTCAGGGAAGAAGTAGAATATGATTATTTCTTATTCGATGATCAATATACGTCCTTGTTTTATGATAAAGTGTTAAAATATATAAAAAACAGCGTTAAAGAGACTTTTTTCAATATTAGAATCAATATAGATGATATGCCAACATATACAATAAATAATATGAAATATGAAAAAGATGACTTTGAAAATATAGATGAGCATAGTAGAGCGAAGTTTGTGTTTGATCCGGAAACTGGTAGCTTCACAATCATGTTTTTGGAAAACAATATAGGATCATCGCTGCAGCTATATTTTCGGGAATCCGATTCATTAAACTATGCTGAACATATAATAAGTATTTATTTTAAGGGAATCCAACTTAGCGATAGTTCAAATAATCCACGTTTATATTTTATTCGAGCAAATTATGACTTGCTTGGGATAGAAACAAAAAGGTTTATCAATATTGCTAGGACTTCATTAAGACGCGAAAACTTGGAATTCCTTAATGATTATTTTCTATTGTGTGTTCAAAAGGCTCTTAAATTTACATTTGATCATTTACATGAAGAGAAGGATAGATACCTAAAATATGCTAATGAAGTAGAAAAACAAAATAAGCGAAGAAAAGGTAAAAAACTGTCCTTAGCTCCTATAGCAAAGCTACTTCTTGCATGTGAATACTATTTGCCGGATATTAAATGTGATGCTAGTTTAGCAAAGGAATTTGTAGGTAAGACTATTGAATTTAATCTCTTTGACACAAACTTAAATAAAATTGACAATCGAGAGATTATTGACGCAAACGTAGTTATGATGATATCACCACATAGATTTGACGCCGAAATAAATTTTGATTTGTATACAATAAAACAGGTATTCCCACTATATAGTCATTTGATTACCGATGAGATAAAACTACTTATGTTCAATAACAATTGGGAGACAATGCAATATTTTTATCAACATTTTTATGTTAGTAATTTTTCAAGTCAATCCATCGAGTGGACAGATATCGATTTATCTCATCTTATAGAAGATGATAAAGAAGAGTTGTTGTACACTGATAAGCTTGATTTTATTTTGCTTAGGCGCTTTGACAATCATATGATTAAGTTGGAAACTTCCACAGAAGACAGATCTTCGGAGATTAAAAATCTAATTAAAAAGTTCAAGGAACGTGCAGTTATCTATCCTATACCTCAATATGAAAAGCTAGTAGTTAAAAAAATCCCTAAATTTTATGAGCACTCGATTTTCGACATAGGCGAAAATAGCTTATCTTATGAAAATTTATTTATTATTTCGCCTTTTGTAAGTTCGAAAATGAGAAATCAAAAATTTTCTACAAAGAATGAGCTTTTCGACTATGCTATTAATTCAATGGGTTTGAATAAATTAATAGATTGGGTGGTTAAAAATTCTATTAATCCGTCAACAAAAAAAGAGATACATGAAACCTATAAAAAATTGATATTTGAATTTTGGGATTTATTAAAGCAAGAAGATTAA
- a CDS encoding DUF4041 domain-containing protein: protein MGIADIFKIGKMKSEIGALKNDKEMLQSLLTPEHKEIYQLKKIIDNLSTQKEELSRNILISERSFEEKKNQFAISLSELDRECQLKKNQLLVLDEQIMLESFSHYIPKYELTSSSEFKHALDIVREKQKNLIKDGSACTGSTTWTVNNSAAEGRRMVNDMIKLVLRSFNNECDSCVENVKFNNIQTFEKRINASFDALNKLGRIMKVTLSDQYKALKLQELYLAHEYQLKKQEEKEEQKQIREQMREEARLQREIEEARKTVDKEKRHFQNALQKTIKQLESCTSDEERVLLQNKIEEFEHNLGEIERQLKDIDYREANQRAGYVYVISNIGAFGENIYKIGMTRRLDPYDRVFELGDASVPFNFDVHAMIFSEDAPKLEAALHREFDSRRLNAINRKREFFNVSLDEIEEVIKRNHDKTIEFIRTADAEQYRETLVLRNNHTMTDALVSSKEVAVTNE from the coding sequence ATGGGTATCGCAGACATTTTTAAGATTGGTAAAATGAAATCAGAGATTGGAGCCTTAAAAAATGACAAAGAAATGTTACAGTCATTACTCACACCCGAGCATAAAGAGATATATCAATTGAAGAAAATAATTGACAATTTATCAACACAAAAAGAGGAACTATCACGAAATATTTTAATTTCTGAACGATCCTTTGAGGAAAAAAAGAATCAATTTGCGATAAGTCTATCTGAGTTAGATCGTGAATGTCAGTTGAAAAAGAACCAACTACTTGTACTCGATGAACAAATAATGCTTGAATCTTTCTCTCACTACATACCTAAATATGAACTTACCAGCAGCTCTGAATTTAAGCATGCTTTAGACATAGTACGTGAAAAACAGAAAAATTTAATCAAAGACGGATCGGCTTGCACCGGCAGTACCACATGGACGGTCAACAATAGTGCTGCTGAGGGCAGACGGATGGTCAACGACATGATTAAGTTAGTTTTGCGATCTTTTAATAATGAGTGTGATTCATGTGTGGAGAATGTCAAATTTAATAACATTCAGACATTTGAAAAAAGAATAAATGCATCATTTGATGCACTCAATAAATTAGGAAGGATTATGAAGGTTACTTTATCCGACCAATATAAGGCATTGAAACTTCAAGAACTTTATCTAGCACATGAATATCAACTAAAGAAGCAAGAAGAAAAGGAAGAACAAAAGCAGATCCGGGAACAAATGCGTGAAGAAGCTAGGCTGCAAAGGGAGATTGAAGAAGCTAGAAAAACAGTTGATAAAGAAAAGCGACATTTTCAGAACGCGTTACAAAAAACGATAAAGCAATTAGAATCTTGCACCAGCGACGAAGAACGGGTATTGCTGCAAAATAAAATAGAAGAATTCGAGCATAATTTAGGGGAGATTGAGCGACAACTTAAAGATATAGATTATAGAGAGGCGAACCAACGAGCTGGTTATGTTTATGTAATTTCTAATATTGGCGCGTTCGGCGAAAACATTTATAAAATCGGCATGACACGTCGTCTAGATCCTTACGATCGAGTATTTGAACTCGGGGACGCATCGGTTCCTTTTAACTTTGATGTTCATGCCATGATTTTTTCGGAAGACGCTCCAAAACTTGAGGCAGCCTTACATAGAGAGTTCGATAGCAGAAGGTTAAACGCCATCAATAGGAAAAGAGAGTTTTTCAATGTATCTTTGGACGAAATTGAAGAAGTAATAAAGAGAAACCACGATAAAACCATAGAATTTATCCGGACGGCTGATGCCGAACAATATCGTGAAACTCTTGTGCTGCGAAATAACCATACAATGACTGACGCATTAGTATCTAGCAAGGAAGTAGCGGTAACAAACGAGTAA
- a CDS encoding sulfate ABC transporter substrate-binding protein encodes MKPSSKARRYPAVIVIAVLLASLLTACSGSGNEGNSASAADETPSATPDYGKSAELLVATADGTETFYKELNDTFAKTRKETTGQTVTFQSSSAPSSEQEQAVISGTLKADVVTLGVGIDIDAIQAKGIIGEGWQQRYDYNSSPYSTAVAFLVRAGNPKGVQDWKDLLKPDIAIVTSDASVYSDARWYYAGAWAYAMNDSGDDQESAKKFVTDVFGHVKTLAPNDGEALADFLQKGEGDVLLTTENKALEAANGPDKGKVEVVVPAITLSVEPIVSVVDKNADAKGVREAANAYVDFLYTEEAQKIAAKHFFRPRFLSVAEQFTGQFPEVTLLTVDDNLTGWEDLQAALFSDGGLVAQLKASK; translated from the coding sequence ATGAAACCATCCAGCAAAGCCCGCCGATATCCGGCGGTAATCGTGATTGCGGTATTGTTGGCCTCTTTGTTGACCGCATGCTCAGGCAGCGGCAACGAAGGCAACTCCGCCTCCGCCGCCGACGAGACTCCCTCGGCCACGCCGGATTACGGGAAGTCCGCCGAACTGCTTGTTGCAACCGCGGACGGGACCGAAACGTTTTACAAGGAATTGAATGATACCTTCGCCAAAACACGTAAGGAAACGACCGGACAGACGGTCACTTTCCAATCCTCCAGCGCGCCTTCCTCCGAACAGGAGCAAGCCGTCATTTCGGGAACGTTGAAGGCGGACGTGGTGACCCTCGGCGTGGGGATCGATATCGACGCGATCCAGGCGAAGGGAATCATCGGAGAAGGTTGGCAGCAACGATACGATTACAACAGTTCGCCTTATTCGACCGCCGTGGCCTTCCTCGTTCGCGCAGGAAACCCGAAGGGCGTGCAGGATTGGAAGGACTTATTGAAGCCCGACATCGCCATCGTCACTTCCGACGCGTCGGTCTATTCCGATGCCCGGTGGTATTATGCGGGAGCCTGGGCCTATGCGATGAACGACAGCGGCGATGACCAAGAGTCCGCGAAAAAATTCGTCACGGACGTGTTTGGACACGTGAAAACCCTGGCTCCGAATGATGGGGAAGCCCTCGCGGACTTCCTGCAAAAAGGGGAAGGCGACGTGCTGTTGACGACGGAAAATAAGGCGTTGGAGGCAGCGAACGGTCCCGATAAAGGCAAAGTGGAAGTTGTGGTTCCGGCAATCACGCTGTCCGTCGAGCCCATCGTTTCCGTCGTCGATAAGAACGCGGACGCCAAGGGGGTACGCGAGGCGGCGAACGCTTACGTGGATTTTCTCTACACCGAGGAAGCTCAAAAAATCGCAGCCAAACATTTTTTCCGTCCTCGATTCCTATCCGTCGCCGAGCAATTCACGGGGCAGTTCCCGGAAGTGACCTTGCTTACGGTAGACGATAACCTGACGGGATGGGAAGACCTGCAAGCCGCATTATTCTCGGACGGCGGCCTGGTCGCGCAATTGAAGGCATCGAAATGA